The stretch of DNA CACGTGAAAGGCTTCTCTTCTGCGTGAATCTTCTGATGCACGTGCAGGTCTGATGCTTGGAAGAAGCCTCTGTTACACTCAGCACAAGTAAATGTCCTCTCGTTGTTGTGTCTTCTCTGATGGGCTTTTAGCTGAGAGAAATACCTAAAGATCTTGGGACACTTTTCACATCTGTATGAGTTTTGGGCTTCACGGCATCTTTCTTGGTGTCCCCCACGTGTGGAGTTCCCCTCAGTTCTCTGGTGGGTAGGAACAGGCTCAGGGCTGACCTGGATTGACTGAGAGAGAAACCCTGGTCCCCCCTCCATAAGGACATCTTGATACGAGGGTCCTTTCAGGGACCCTTCCTGGGACCCGGACATGCCTAGACCTGCTTTTCTGGAGCTGAGCGGATTCTTCAAAGAAACACTGTCCTCTTCCGGCCTGGGATAGTCCTCTTCCCGGATAATGAGCAGGGAAGGTATTTCATTGCCTTGACTAGTAATGCTGTCATTTATGTGATAAATGTTGTCACCGTTTTCTTTATCTCCTGTGGGGGATGAAGTGACTCAGTGAAGTTGTACCCAAGGAGTCACATACACAACATCCCTCT from Ailuropoda melanoleuca isolate Jingjing unplaced genomic scaffold, ASM200744v2 unplaced-scaffold64842, whole genome shotgun sequence encodes:
- the LOC100482908 gene encoding zinc finger and SCAN domain-containing protein 4-like codes for the protein METPSWTPQDTSLETGQGDKENGDNIYHINDSITSQGNEIPSLLIIREEDYPRPEEDSVSLKNPLSSRKAGLGMSGSQEGSLKGPSYQDVLMEGGPGFLSQSIQVSPEPVPTHQRTEGNSTRGGHQERCREAQNSYRCEKCPKIFRYFSQLKAHQRRHNNERTFTCAECNRGFFQASDLHVHQKIHAEEKPFTCSTCEKSFSHKTNLLAHERIHTGEKPYECSLCHRSYRQSSTYHRHLRNHQKSAFRGVSSTPEASSGAAPME